GGTGGGGCATTGTTTAAATTAACGTCTATTTATCAGGCGTAGTATTGAGTACGTTTGACTCCAAACGGATATATAGAATTCGCCAGTTGACAGGCGAAGTTATATTCTGCGTCCGGTTCAGGCGTAGATGTAATCTTCGCCTGTGAGTGAGACGCATATTATATGTTCGTTCCGTTTTATGCGTAGCTTATACGTGCGTTTGAGTATAATTTGCTCGTCACCCCCTGTGTTTAACACCGACTATAAGCtaaaaaaattggtattttttagtttttgctctttggttttgatcgctcCATTGTGGACGTTCTAAGGGAATAGAACCATCAAGGAAACATAGTGATCTGAACTTATAAGAATGGATTTCATTTGAAATTTTCAGACCAGATAATTCGGATCATCAAGTGTAGAAGAAACATAGTTAGAGATATTTTAATAAACAGGATACGCTTGCTGTTGTTTCCCATATGCACGTTATTGTTGTATAGGCCCAAGCGATCAGTTGAAGAGAAATCTTCCAACAGGAAGCGCTTGCAAGTAGCTGCCATCCAACAGGCACTCCTGACTTGGAAGGAACCATCAGGATGCTACACTCTTATTTCCAAGTTATTGCGTCAGCCATGCCAACAACACTCAGCCAATCGACAGTAAAAAGAAGAGACCTGAAGCGTCAAATTTAAGTGCTTTCCGGAGAAAGATAGAGTAGGGACATTTTGCTGCAGCTATTCGAGTTTTGTCCTCGAATGGGGTTGCTCCTTGCAGCGTGCAAACCTTGGATGAACTACATTCTAAACACCTTGAAGCTCCTTCACCTTTCATTCCAGACGATGTTGTTGCTGGTGATCCTGTCATGGTTGAGCCAAGGGTTGTTTTTGGGGCCATCAAGGGTTTTCCTAAAGGTACGTCTTATGGTCGTGATGGGATACGCGCACAACATCTAGTCGATGCGCTGAGTGGTGCAGCGGTGGCAGTTACGGATGAGTTGGTGGTTTCGATTACAGGGGTGATCAACCTTTTGTCGGCAGGTAAGTGTCCCAAGGCTTTGGGTGAGCTAATTTCTAGTGCACCCCTTACTCCTCTTCTCAAACCTGGAGGTGGTCTTCGGCCTATCGCGGTAGGTACTATTTGGCGACGCTTGGTCTCCAAGGTGGCTGCCTTTTCAGTTGGCAAGGACATGTTATCTTACTTGGGGGATTTTCAATTTGGTGTGGGTGTGCCGGTAGGAGGTGAAAGTGTACTTCATGCTGTCaatggtttgttggaattgaaagGGCAATCGAACAAGATATCAATGTTTCTTATTGACTTTTCGAATGCGTTCAACATGGTAAGCAGGTCTTGTCTTATTCGGGAGGTCCGGCTTCACTGCccaggtatttctcgctgggtagaattttgttatGCAAGGCCTGCTAAACTTTATTATGACCAACACATCTTTTCCTCTGCGCTCGGTGTTCAACAAGGTGATCCGCTTGGTCCCCTTTTGTTTGCTCTGACACTTCACCCCCTTGTAAAATCTATTGCTTCTCGCTGTCAGCTGGATTTGCACGCTTGGTACCTGGATGATGGCACTATCATTGGTGACACGATGGAGGTTGCCAGAGCTTCGAGTATTATAGAATCTCAAGGACCAAGTAGGGGCTTACATCTCAATATCAAGAAGACTAAGTTTTTTTGTACCACGCTTGATCCACGCAGCATTGAGGTAGGTGTTTTTCCCCCCGATATTGGACGGCCTAGCAAGGGAGTTAAGCTGCTGGGTGGTCCCgtgagtttggatttggactTCATGAGCGACATGGTGCTTAATAGGGTGAACAAGACTATCCAGCTTATGTCCTCTATCAAAAAGCTCAAGGATCCTCAAAGTGAGTTGTTGTTACTCCGCAACTGTGTTGGTGTATCCAGGTTATACTTTGCAGTGCGCACCACCAATCCAGAAGCTCTACACCTGGCCTCTGACCTCTTTGATGACCACTTATTCAGATATTTGAGGCTTCTAATCACGGGAGATGGGCCTGGTTTTGGGCCTTTGCAACAAAGACTGGCCACTCTTCCTATCAAAGATGGGGGACTTGGTGTTTATACTATGGCCGACACCCGTTCCTACTGTTATCTCGCCTCCCAGAGTCAGACTACTTCAGTGCGGAAGACAATACTTGGTAGCTCTTTCTTAGCGGATAACATGACTgcctatcagttggctcttcagaaatTTATTCAGGTATGTGGTTTGCCTTCTTCTTACCGCGTCGATGACACTGCCCCCCCCCCCCTCCATGCATTctctggcagtcacttattttgatgcagttaagaagcataTCCCTGTCCAATTTACcttgtctgcaagagattccattctGTGGAAATGCAATCAGATCAAACATGCTCAAGACTACCTCTTAGATGTCCTATCAATGGGTTGAATCAGTGCCTTGGCCCCAGACAGTTTAGAGAAGTTGTTTGTTATCGCCTCGGCATCCCTTTGTTTGTTGAAGATGGTTTGTGCTCTTGTTGTAATAGatctatggatatttttggagacCATGCATTACATTGTGCTAATGAAGTGGGGTTGAAGTTTCGTCATGATTTAGTTCGGGATGTTATTGCGAGTATTTGCTACAAAGATGGTGTTCCTGCACGCAAAGAGGTCTCTTTGGGTTTTTCTTCAGAATCTGGCAAGGATTTACACCCAGCGgatatccttgttctcaactgggaaaacggccaagatgtttgcatggatgtcacaggtgtttcACCTTTTACTGGTGATGGAGTCCGTTCTTTCATTCCGGGGCAGGCTATTTCTAAAGAAATTGCGCCCAAACGTTCTAAATATTTGAGTGAATGTGATTCGCATGATTATGTTTTGGGAGTTTTGGCGTTCACCACCTTAGGGGAACTCAGTGAAGACATTGTTTTCTTTTTCAAGCGTTTGAAGAACTGTTTAGTTAGTCATGATGCTGGTAGTGGTctaggtagttttattttccatggattgggtgttgctattcaaaaaggggttggcgcccagcttgttgctcggatGCCAACTAAGAACGTTGTTACAATGTAATTAACAATttaaacaaaatgaaataaacaggttgaaagaaaaaaaaactaccttAACAGTGAGGTAAGATTTTTTTACTTAAGGTATTCCTTTTTATTCAAGGAATTATTTCTTGGTAGGAcaggtaagattatttatttttttacttaaAGGTATTATGTTTCTTTTACTTAAAAAGTTATTTTATGATGGGGCCAGAAATTTTTATTTCCTATTGGTctaaattttcttaaaaaaatttaTTAGCCTAAATATTCTCAGGGTTAGAAACTCTACGAAGAGAGCtttgttcagcttttaaccacagCAGAGACATTTTGTCAGAAACCATATtaatactattattattattattattaatatgtcTCTGTACTATCTAAAGGTCTGATATGGGTTACGGCCCTGCACTATCTGACCTTAAAATAAAAAATGCCGACGGTTGGACAAGATCAAAGGCCGAATATATGTTCATAGGTTCTCTCCTTTGAACATAGTCTGTTCATATTCGATTTTCCATTCAAGGAAGATAACACAAACCTTTCACCCAGTCTGTAAATTACGAGAGAAGCGGGCTAGTAATGACGATCTTACCTGACTTTTTGATCGACAAGTTTAGGATTATTATGTGCGAGTTAAATCAGCAAATTTACATGACTAGTACATTGGCTAACAGTAACCCTCTACTTGATTATTTGAATGAATAATTTACGCATACTACAGATGATCATCATAACACGACACATTAGAATATGATCAGAGAGAGGCGATAATTGCGTATTATCATGCCTCCAGTCACTGGATTAATTATATGATAGGAAGGCGATAATTACGTCCAATCAACGAATTTCTCTTCCTATGTACGTAcaaatcaaaatataaaatacTTAGTAGTTTCAAATTTATAAAAGTTTATAGTTTGCATTTGGAGAATTATCAACCACGCTCGTAATCGTATACCCTATGTATGACACAATGATAGAAACATTTAACATAAGTAATCTCACCCAGCCGCATACTCGGATTCAAATATCGCACAATTAGCTAGGGTCAAGGTTCAGTGCATATCAAAACTGTCGTCACGGCCGAAAATACAAGATACACGTTaagatgatcataatagtatataCATTTTTACATTAGTCAAAATACCAATCTCGTTGTCGAAAAATAGTTTGCGATATCGAAATCACGTTTAAGATATGTTCTTGTTCTTGTTCATGTTTAACCAAATTCTAAGAACACCATAGCTAACAAATATTAAGCTAAATTGGAGAATTTTCTTGTTAGCATCCTAATCTTAATTAATTTCGCCAAGAATAAGATCATATGATAACTGTTAATTTTCTTGTTAGCATCCTAATCTTGTGAATTCTAAAATCAATGTTGGATCATATATGCTCATTTAGATAACTTGCCGCCATTGAATAATTTAAATATTAATATATAAAAAATCATCCGGTGATTAAAATATAATCTAAATTACATTTTATTTGGGTTATAAATACCGAACTAAGTTGATGATATCTTGAAGTATCAAAAGTACTAGCTAGATTTGAACGCAAAGCACTTCAAAAGAAAACATGGGTTCAAACAATATGATCATAGGTTTTATTGGTTTGGTCTTATTAACTTGTTATCTAAGTAATGTAGAAGCTCAACTTCAAGTTGGGTTCTACCAGAGCACTTGTCCTCCAGCTGAGTTTATTATTGGGAATGAAGTCTTCAATGCTTTTCAGGCAAATAATGGTATTGCTGCAGGTTTAGTGAGACTCCATTTTCATGATTGTTTTGTTAGGGTGAGCTAAATCAATTCAATCACTAGCTAGCTTCTGTTTAATTTAATTTATGGGAGCTTGATCACTAGAGCAATATTAATCGTCAATCAGTTAATTAACATTAACTTAaaattgtttgtttgttttttggtgactttatagggttgtgagggCTCGGTTCTCATTGACTCGACTACAGGAAACACGGCTGAGAAAGATTCCCCTGCAAATTTCCCAAGTCTACGAGGTTTTGAAGTCGTGGACACTATAAAAAACGCACTCGAAGCAGCATGCCCTGGAGTGGTTTCTTGTGCTGATATACTTGCATTTGCAGCAAGAGACAGTCTTCTAATAGTAAGTATACAAGAAGAAGGATTCATTCTAAGATAGGCTCATTCATATTTCTGTGTCTGAAGTAACAATATTTCCAGGGATCTCCTGCTAGAGCTacgagggttttttttttttaattggcaaaggtaaaaaatTATCATTAAAGAGCTTACTTTAAGCAAgcgaaaaaagaaagaagaaaaaaaaaccaagtGCTTACAACAAACCAAGCACTACCGGAACCAAAATTCCCCCAAGACGAACTTTAAAAGGCACATCCCTAAGAATCCCCGATATCTTTAAGGCACACCAATAATTctcctaaaaaaacaaaaaacgaaagaACGAAACAAAAACTAAACAGAAAAGAAAGAGTCTCAGTTTGTTTTAATTTGATCTAAATGCAACCGTGGCAAAGGAGGAAGTATTGAGAACATATAGTTGATCACCCTTGTATGCATGCATGCACATAAGAAAAATACGAACATTACCGTATATATGTGCATTTCTGAACACTTCGGGTTTATATTTATAGCTTTCTTTTGCATGTACAGACAGGAGGAATAGGATACGGTGTCCCAGCGGGGAGAAAAGATGGCACGGTTTCATTAGCCTCGGAAACAATAGATTTGCCCCCTCCAACATTTAATGTGGCTCAACTTGCTCAAAATTTCGCCAACAAAGGACTGACACTAGAAGAAATGGTGACACTGTCAGGCACTCATACCATTGGCCGGTCTCATTGTACTTCGTTCCGTAACAGACTCTATAGCTTCAATGCA
The nucleotide sequence above comes from Papaver somniferum cultivar HN1 chromosome 8, ASM357369v1, whole genome shotgun sequence. Encoded proteins:
- the LOC113306874 gene encoding peroxidase 5-like — its product is MGSNNMIIGFIGLVLLTCYLSNVEAQLQVGFYQSTCPPAEFIIGNEVFNAFQANNGIAAGLVRLHFHDCFVRGCEGSVLIDSTTGNTAEKDSPANFPSLRGFEVVDTIKNALEAACPGVVSCADILAFAARDSLLITGGIGYGVPAGRKDGTVSLASETIDLPPPTFNVAQLAQNFANKGLTLEEMVTLSGTHTIGRSHCTSFRNRLYSFNATVNQDPSVDATYAAQLKLSCPQANNDPNLVVPMNPGSPNVADVGYFADVLNNRGLFTSDQTLLTNQSTLAQVIQNAQDPFLWSNKLIAAMVKMGKIGVLTGNGGQIRLNCRVPN